Proteins encoded by one window of Nicotiana tabacum cultivar K326 chromosome 10, ASM71507v2, whole genome shotgun sequence:
- the LOC107832283 gene encoding nodulin-26-like, which yields MEDLPVVDGIRATSLRINSYPSPAESNTTATTSQKHSKCLISVHFVQKLIAELVGTYMLIFAGCAAIVLNINKDNVVTLPGIASVWGLVVMVLIYSVGHVSGAHFNPAVTIAFASCKRFPWNQVPAYILVQVIGSTLASGSLRLIFNGKEDQFVGTVPAGTNMQAFILEFIATFYLMFVISGVATDDRAMKHFSGVAIGATVSLDILFSGPLTGASMNPARSLGPAIVTGHYKGLWIYIIGPTLGAIFGAWTYNLMRLTNKSWGEAVKEISESQKVIEVSSKDKVICKCSEGWTCIVTKTEEPEAHNIFFECGDEGCVCIIDETHTLKKHVYVYDKTKRRRSYKMYI from the exons GGATTAATAGCTATCCATCCCCAGCAGAATCCAACACTACCGCTACGACTTCACAAAAACATTCAAAATGCTTAATAAGTGTGCATTTCGTTCAAAAG TTGATTGCAGAGCTTGTGGGAACCTACATGTTGATATTTGCTGGTTGTGCTGCTATAGTGTTAAATATAAACAAGGACAACGTTGTCACACTACCTGGAATTGCATCTGTTTGGGGACTTGTTGTTATGGTTTTGATTTACTCTGTTGGTCATGTCTCTGGTGCACATTTCAACCCTGCTGTTACCATTGCTTTTGCCTCTTGCAAAAGGTTTCCTTGGAATCAG GTACCGGCCTATATTTTGGTTCAAGTCATAGGATCCACTCTAGCTAGTGGAAGCCTTCGACTAATATTTAATGGCAAAGAAGACCAGTTTGTAGGAACAGTTCCAGCAGGAACAAATATGCAGGCTTTTATACTTGAGTTCATAGCCACATTCTACCTCATGTTTGTCATCTCTGGTGTTGCTACTGATGATCGAGCT ATGAAACACTTCTCTGGGGTTGCAATTGGAGCCACTGTTTCACTTGATATATTGTTCTCCGG GCCATTAACAGGGGCATCAATGAACCCTGCAAGGAGTTTGGGACCAGCAATTGTTACAGGTCATTACAAAGGGCTATGGATTTACATTATAGGGCCAACTTTAGGGGCCATATTTGGTGCTTGGACTTACAATCTTATGAGACTCACAAATAAGTCATG GGGTGAAGCTGTAAAAGAGATTTCAGAGTCACAAAAAGTTATAGAAGTATCCTCAAAAGACAAGGTTATATGCAAGTGTAGTGAAGGGTGGACATGCATTGTAACCAAAACTGAAGAACCAGAAGCACACAACATCTTCTTTGAATGTGGTGATGAAGGTTGTGTGTGTATTATTGATGAAACACACACTCTGAAAaagcatgtatatgtatatgataAGACAAAAAGGAGAAGGAGCTACAAAATGTATATTTAA